From Montipora foliosa isolate CH-2021 chromosome 6, ASM3666993v2, whole genome shotgun sequence, a single genomic window includes:
- the LOC138004884 gene encoding uncharacterized protein, whose translation MDGRKCIEVFGHIIFSFTRSVSEQYSQKDPEYSQETLEYSLLQNTGREWYAQPVDEIIYQEYSDKDVTMDDFLPSSCRVKAVSLDACSLGDIADQNKDHEADLDGAMSWTLLRPSALRTMWESTVIGASISLLSAIAFAGIIISSFIYPAYNKEDEKGKLIIALFSPLVGVAFKTTSRICVQRLWKITHPAYSYVMMTPLYSATAVVFRVLQVDLGSLKAIAYLGIIHGAAEVIERSTVVVIDHLCQRILKRASTPWGSNRTPRTERITADIAIMSMLYESSAIVSINGFFHLYQLIYMKNISFWLLMISFTKFTVVPLVIEWLFTSMSLAIETRYQNLAVMAVWRKDWRRHFLVALLNLLPLAAWASPHLFSVVQARFEAPLHKVPCKMPFS comes from the exons ATGGACGGACGCAAATGCATCGAAGTGTTTGGACACATCATATTTAGTTTTACACGTAGCGTATCCGAACAATACAGCCAAAAGGACCCTGAATACAGTCAAGAAACCTTAGAATACAGCCTTTTGCAAAATACTGGCCGAGAATGGTACGCTCAACCAGTGGACGAGATTATTTATCAAGAATACAGCGACAAAGATGTGACGATGGATGATTTTTTACCATCCTCCTGTAGAGTTAAGGCGGTTTCTTTAGACGCTTGTTCCCTCGGAGATATCGCagatcaaaacaaagatcacgaAGCGGATCTCGATGGAGCAATGTCCTGGACGCTTCTTAGACCATCTGCTTTGCGAACAATGTGGGAGTCAACGGTCATCGGTGCTTCGATTTCGCTTCTCTCAGCAATCGCTTTTG CGGGTAtcattatttcttcatttatttatccTGCATACAACAAAGAAGACGAAAAAGGCAAACTGATCATCGCTCTATTTTCCCCGCTGGTTGGGGTGGCCTTCAAGACAACATCTCGTATTTGTGTTCAGAGACTGTGGAAAATAACACACCCAGCTTATTCTTACGTTATGATGACGCCATTGTACAGTGCCACAGCGGTCGTATTCCGGGTTTTGCAGGTTGATCTTGGCAGTTTAAAAGCCATCGCTTATCTTGGAATAATTCACGGCGCCGCCGAAGTCATAGAACGAAGCACAGTTGTTGTCATCGATCACCTATGCCAACGAATCTTGAAACGAGCCTCAACTCCTTGGGGAAGTAACCGAACTCCGCGTACCGAGAGAATAACAGCGGATATCGCTATTATGAGCATGCTCTATGAGTCCTCCGCTATTGTCTCCATAAATGGATTCTTTCATTTGTACCAATTGATTTACATGAAGAACATCTCCTTCTGGTTATTGATGATATCTTTTACAAAGTTTACTGTAGTTCCATTAGTGATCGAATGGCTTTTCACAAGTATGTCCTTGGCAATCGAAACACGGTACCAGAATTTGGCTGTCATGGCAGTTTGGAGAAAGGACTGGAGAAGACACTTTCTAGTTGCTTTGTTGAACCTTTTACCATTGGCAGCTTGGGCGAGTCCACATCTTTTCAGTGTTGTCCAGGCACGATTTGAGGCTCCTTTGCATAAAGTTCCTTGCAAAATGCCATTTTCTTGA